A genomic segment from Amygdalobacter nucleatus encodes:
- the rdgB gene encoding RdgB/HAM1 family non-canonical purine NTP pyrophosphatase codes for MRKLIIASTNQGKIGEFRTLLKDFAWQIYSLADLNYLENVNETGTTFYENAKIKAANIFQYYPDAFVLADDSGLCVTALDDKPGIYTARYGGADATYAEKFTLIWQELAARQVPPTHWQAHFVCSLCLLCPWGDMFGYTGEFHGEISAEAKGDNGFGYDPIFYVPEYGMTAAEMPAELKNKISHRAKALQALLADLPRVLALDPQAKESHV; via the coding sequence ATGCGCAAATTAATTATTGCTAGCACCAATCAGGGCAAGATTGGGGAGTTTAGGACACTCCTAAAAGATTTTGCGTGGCAGATATATTCATTAGCTGATTTGAATTATTTGGAGAATGTCAATGAAACTGGCACGACTTTTTATGAGAATGCCAAGATCAAAGCTGCAAATATCTTTCAATATTATCCTGATGCTTTTGTTTTGGCAGATGATTCAGGTTTATGTGTGACAGCTTTGGACGACAAACCAGGTATTTATACAGCTCGCTATGGCGGAGCTGATGCAACTTATGCTGAGAAATTCACTTTGATCTGGCAAGAATTAGCCGCTAGACAAGTTCCTCCTACGCATTGGCAGGCTCACTTCGTTTGCAGCCTTTGTTTGCTTTGCCCTTGGGGTGATATGTTTGGCTATACGGGTGAATTTCATGGCGAAATTAGCGCTGAAGCTAAAGGTGATAATGGCTTTGGCTATGATCCGATTTTTTATGTGCCTGAGTATGGCATGACAGCGGCTGAGATGCCAGCTGAGCTTAAAAATAAAATAAGTCATCGCGCTAAAGCTTTACAAGCTTTGTTAGCTGATTTACCACGGGTGTTAGCGTTAGATCCACAAGCAAAGGAGAGTCATGTTTAG
- the prfB gene encoding peptide chain release factor 2 → MLDSHELQLTLTADRAKLAPLQAALKIDTLSNYIEELEARSQEEGFWTDIAKATALQKELTDLKKQQSAFLNLGQQLDDLQVGLDLAEVSEANEQTELLEEVQSGLKDWQDAYTELQLETLFTDKLDDKNTILTLHAGAGGTEAQDWVLMLYRMYTRFAEKMNFTCKELNLVEGEEAGIKSVSFSVSGPHAYGWLKSEHGVHRLVRISPFDASGRRHTSFASCEVLPELDKTIEITIRPEDLRVDTYRSTGKGGQHVNKTDSAVRLTHLPTGIVAACQAERSQIQNRETAMKMLQAKLYKLALEQQKASIDDLKGEQLDIAWGSQIRSYVFCPYTLVKDHRTEYEDIDVEGVMDGNLKPFVYAYLQQKAGLTTCKK, encoded by the coding sequence GTGCTTGATTCACACGAATTACAATTAACTTTGACAGCTGATCGGGCCAAATTGGCACCTTTGCAGGCTGCGTTAAAAATTGACACATTAAGTAATTATATTGAAGAACTGGAAGCTAGAAGTCAGGAAGAGGGCTTTTGGACAGATATAGCTAAGGCAACAGCCTTGCAAAAAGAGTTGACTGATTTGAAAAAGCAACAGTCAGCCTTTCTCAATTTAGGTCAGCAATTGGATGACTTACAAGTTGGCCTAGATTTGGCTGAAGTAAGCGAGGCAAATGAGCAGACAGAGTTGTTAGAGGAAGTTCAGTCAGGTTTGAAAGACTGGCAGGATGCTTATACAGAATTACAGCTAGAAACTTTGTTCACTGATAAGCTAGATGATAAGAATACAATTTTGACTTTGCATGCTGGTGCTGGCGGAACTGAGGCGCAAGACTGGGTATTGATGCTGTATCGTATGTACACTCGTTTTGCTGAAAAAATGAACTTTACATGCAAAGAACTTAACTTGGTTGAAGGTGAAGAAGCTGGAATTAAGTCTGTCAGTTTTAGCGTTTCAGGTCCACATGCCTATGGCTGGCTTAAATCTGAACATGGCGTGCATCGCTTGGTCCGTATTTCACCATTCGACGCTTCTGGTAGACGTCATACAAGCTTTGCCTCTTGCGAAGTTTTACCAGAACTTGATAAAACAATTGAAATTACAATTCGCCCCGAAGATTTGAGAGTTGATACTTATCGTTCAACTGGTAAAGGTGGTCAGCACGTCAACAAAACCGATTCAGCTGTCCGCTTAACACACTTACCAACTGGTATTGTGGCTGCCTGCCAAGCTGAGCGTAGCCAGATCCAGAACAGAGAAACGGCTATGAAGATGTTGCAAGCTAAGTTATACAAATTGGCTTTGGAACAGCAAAAAGCTTCCATCGATGATTTGAAAGGCGAACAGTTAGACATTGCCTGGGGTTCACAGATTCGTTCTTACGTTTTCTGCCCATATACTTTGGTCAAGGACCATCGCACAGAATATGAAGATATTGATGTTGAAGGTGTGATGGATGGCAATTTGAAACCCTTTGTTTATGCTTATCTGCAGCAAAAAGCAGGCTTAACGACATGCAAAAAATAG
- a CDS encoding helix-hairpin-helix domain-containing protein: protein MKRFYLQHRSYFFIGITVILLILLLAIYRLSTRQAEIVPKLVLPSEINELAIAPSESKLVPDSSLNLRDKQTMRARHEQAMIQVDLKGEVKQAGIYKLTANANLAELIAKAGGCTEEAAVEYLNLAMPLKDKELYRIPSFKELASLEQSHDFSLVKPGIINVLPANYTKSLTAKARLDLNTTSLANDEQAEYLVNINSCSEEELAKVPKIGPKLAKTIINYRMEQGNFLKLEDLLRVKGIKDKKLKQIRARLTCN, encoded by the coding sequence ATGAAACGCTTTTATTTACAGCATCGAAGTTACTTTTTTATTGGTATTACAGTTATTTTGCTCATTTTGCTACTAGCGATATATCGTTTAAGTACTAGGCAAGCGGAAATTGTTCCTAAACTTGTTTTGCCAAGTGAAATTAATGAACTTGCAATTGCACCAAGTGAAAGTAAACTAGTTCCAGATAGTTCGCTTAATCTTAGAGATAAGCAGACGATGAGAGCTAGACATGAACAAGCCATGATTCAGGTGGATTTGAAAGGCGAAGTTAAGCAAGCTGGAATTTATAAACTAACAGCTAATGCTAATTTGGCTGAACTTATTGCCAAAGCTGGCGGGTGTACGGAAGAAGCAGCCGTTGAATATCTTAATTTGGCCATGCCACTTAAGGACAAGGAACTTTATCGCATACCAAGTTTCAAAGAATTAGCAAGTTTGGAACAGAGCCACGATTTTAGTTTGGTGAAACCAGGCATAATTAATGTTTTGCCAGCAAACTACACTAAGTCATTGACCGCTAAAGCCAGGTTAGATCTTAATACAACCTCTTTGGCGAATGATGAGCAGGCAGAATATTTAGTGAATATTAATAGTTGTAGTGAGGAAGAACTTGCCAAAGTGCCCAAAATTGGGCCTAAATTAGCCAAAACCATCATAAACTATCGAATGGAACAGGGTAATTTCTTAAAGTTAGAGGATCTTTTGCGTGTCAAAGGGATTAAAGACAAAAAATTAAAACAGATAAGAGCGCGTCTTACTTGTAATTGA
- the mnmA gene encoding tRNA 2-thiouridine(34) synthase MnmA codes for MNELNMLNSQSEAAANLLWQAAEFNPSIQKVVVGMSGGIDSTAVAYILKQNHYDVIGISMKLWQEKGKDELSSHGGCCDLDALSDARRACIQMQVPFYVMNFKQTFEKEVVDYFVREYQAGRTPNPCIICNQKLKWEGLLQRSKMIGAQAIATGHYARIKQLPNGRLTIQKALYLEKDQSYVLYSLSQENLARTLFPLGNYKKKDVRAMMADAGFTRISRKKDSEDICFVTEGTHADFIAGRSHKKPKTGNFVDKQGHILGTHKGITNYTVGQRRGLSIALGYRAYVLELRPFTNEVVLGTYEESLKSVFRTDLCKFMAVEKLTDPITCNVKIRYNQKPVEAKVIPMNDIQCEIRLSQAVSGIAPGQSAVFYIDDYILGGGIITEILE; via the coding sequence ATGAACGAACTTAACATGCTTAACTCACAATCTGAAGCAGCAGCTAACTTGCTCTGGCAAGCAGCTGAGTTTAACCCTTCCATCCAGAAAGTAGTTGTCGGCATGTCAGGTGGTATTGACTCTACAGCCGTTGCTTATATCTTGAAGCAAAATCATTATGATGTAATTGGCATCAGCATGAAGCTCTGGCAAGAAAAAGGCAAAGATGAACTCTCTAGTCATGGCGGTTGTTGCGATTTGGACGCACTTTCAGATGCTAGACGTGCTTGTATCCAAATGCAAGTGCCTTTTTACGTCATGAACTTCAAGCAAACTTTTGAAAAAGAAGTTGTCGATTATTTCGTAAGAGAATATCAAGCTGGTCGCACCCCTAACCCTTGCATCATCTGCAACCAAAAACTGAAATGGGAAGGGCTTTTACAGCGTAGCAAGATGATAGGCGCCCAAGCTATTGCAACTGGCCACTATGCCAGAATCAAGCAGCTGCCTAATGGTCGCTTAACTATTCAAAAAGCCCTCTATTTAGAGAAAGATCAGTCCTATGTCTTGTATAGCTTAAGCCAAGAGAATTTAGCTCGGACTTTGTTTCCTTTAGGCAATTACAAGAAAAAAGACGTCCGTGCCATGATGGCTGATGCTGGTTTCACTCGTATTTCACGCAAAAAAGATAGTGAAGATATTTGTTTCGTCACAGAAGGCACCCATGCCGACTTCATCGCCGGACGTAGTCACAAAAAGCCTAAAACTGGTAATTTTGTCGATAAGCAAGGCCATATCCTAGGCACGCACAAAGGCATCACCAACTATACAGTCGGCCAGCGCCGTGGCCTCAGCATCGCTTTGGGCTACCGTGCCTATGTCCTTGAATTACGGCCTTTCACTAATGAGGTTGTTTTGGGCACCTATGAAGAAAGTCTGAAATCTGTTTTTCGCACAGATTTGTGCAAATTCATGGCGGTTGAAAAATTGACCGATCCTATCACCTGTAATGTCAAAATTCGCTATAATCAAAAGCCTGTCGAAGCAAAAGTCATCCCTATGAACGATATTCAATGCGAAATTCGTTTAAGTCAAGCTGTATCAGGTATAGCCCCAGGCCAGTCAGCTGTCTTTTACATAGATGACTATATTTTAGGTGGCGGCATTATCACAGAAATTTTAGAATAA
- a CDS encoding adenylyltransferase/cytidyltransferase family protein produces the protein MQKIVLIGGSFNPIHLGHLKLISLACQLKDVSKVILMPAYCSPFKQQSEQVAACYRWQLIDLAFEDLLDLEQDFSYISKTEQEQIKEFYQAKRLEILDWEIKANEPSYTWHTLEKLQTLYSECELVLLGGSDLLKDFERWYQVEKILKVATLFVVSRPHYMQAASSLRDKLVSKYKARIELMNVDMPDISSAELRTELKSVPYAQAYSLIASEINNYYNLPDLKEIMPNLQANFLSKNELAFIAQNRLYQQPNLSSILSEETIRFVNRLINYNLQNLPWKRQSHCLNVMYFAFTLLIAKYQIEAKKAINLSEIKRILEAPWLNFANINLTDEQKQTCEEVVISGLFHDACKYSQLSNYKEVEAKLTEEDINSKIEHGPIAAHVLAKEFGCTNRTIIEAVYYHTTLRAQATLVDKLVYLADKLEFGRTYNDVVSLRASLALGYDETVKRVLRATTKLLESKQQHAHSLSLEALADLEEERN, from the coding sequence ATGCAAAAAATAGTTTTGATTGGTGGTAGCTTTAATCCAATTCACTTGGGTCATTTGAAATTAATCAGTTTAGCTTGTCAACTGAAAGACGTTTCCAAAGTCATTTTGATGCCAGCTTATTGCTCGCCTTTTAAGCAACAATCTGAGCAGGTAGCAGCTTGCTATAGATGGCAGCTGATTGACTTGGCTTTCGAAGATTTATTAGATTTGGAGCAAGATTTTAGCTATATCTCTAAGACTGAACAGGAGCAGATTAAGGAATTTTATCAGGCTAAGCGCTTGGAAATCTTAGACTGGGAGATTAAGGCAAATGAGCCATCTTATACTTGGCATACATTAGAAAAGTTGCAAACTTTGTATTCTGAGTGTGAGCTTGTTTTGCTAGGTGGTTCTGATCTGTTGAAAGATTTCGAACGCTGGTATCAGGTGGAAAAAATTCTAAAAGTAGCAACATTATTTGTTGTAAGTCGCCCACATTATATGCAAGCAGCTTCTAGTTTACGCGATAAGTTAGTTTCTAAGTACAAGGCCAGGATCGAGCTTATGAACGTAGATATGCCAGACATAAGTTCAGCTGAACTAAGAACAGAATTAAAATCTGTACCGTATGCACAAGCTTATAGTCTGATTGCAAGTGAGATTAATAATTATTACAATTTGCCTGATTTAAAAGAAATTATGCCCAATTTGCAAGCTAATTTTTTGAGCAAAAATGAGCTAGCTTTCATTGCCCAAAATCGCCTGTATCAGCAGCCTAATCTAAGTAGCATTTTGTCTGAAGAAACAATTAGGTTCGTTAATCGCTTGATTAACTACAATTTACAAAATTTGCCTTGGAAACGTCAATCACATTGCTTGAATGTCATGTATTTTGCTTTTACCTTGTTGATTGCTAAATATCAGATAGAAGCGAAAAAGGCTATTAATTTAAGCGAGATTAAGCGCATTTTAGAAGCTCCCTGGCTGAATTTTGCAAATATAAATTTGACAGATGAGCAAAAACAGACTTGTGAAGAAGTAGTCATTTCTGGTCTTTTTCATGATGCTTGTAAGTATAGCCAATTATCTAATTATAAAGAGGTGGAAGCGAAACTGACTGAAGAAGATATTAATAGCAAAATTGAGCATGGTCCAATTGCAGCTCATGTTTTAGCTAAAGAGTTTGGTTGTACGAATCGAACAATTATCGAGGCGGTGTATTATCATACAACTTTGCGTGCCCAGGCTACTTTAGTCGATAAACTTGTTTATTTGGCCGATAAGTTAGAATTTGGTCGTACTTACAATGACGTTGTGAGCTTGCGTGCTAGTTTAGCTTTGGGTTATGATGAGACGGTCAAGCGAGTTTTGCGTGCGACAACCAAACTTTTAGAGTCAAAGCAGCAACATGCTCATTCATTATCACTAGAGGCTTTGGCTGATTTAGAAGAGGAGAGGAATTAA
- a CDS encoding RsmB/NOP family class I SAM-dependent RNA methyltransferase: MNNLLTEFLAQLEQSLAEYVEAGFMADLASALARTGEVKRAIRLNFLKLQKQGPLVQMTKSFTRKEKMQAGLDFLNNWPEFAPFKGLWQAVPWADDGFYVPTIANDLIAKCQAYKLGLYYLQESSAMLPANLLHVEPNETVADFCAAPGGKSGKLASDLLGSGCLLSNDLALSRSKIMLRNLNELAVWHNVLVNADLNDLAKELKAYFSAVVLDVPCSGEGMIRREHKALQARMSKDPAAFHNLQLSLLEAAWQTLKRGGRLVYSTCTFNCAENEAVIYDFLHKYADASVLEAPEFMQKAAGLQSAFPYRGCQELTKGLRIFPQAGYGEGHFAILLQKQGDLELANQSWQDLHAYASKPKLTILQPKHKDEPKKGKASISKQLPTLTLTSKNLQKLLVEFVETTFEKEVAEQYVELFTKFPYFKLVGESVEWLIDLDSYGLAELNNKSKRASKIHVLSEGIWLGQIKLFKNGCKFTPSHNWALLFTTGQCQYEVKTSATDELYTKILEGKSLLKEDVSPYLASSWPTKTHYVLLTVDNYAACWLQLGQDFVKTLYPKQWLNSI, from the coding sequence ATGAATAACTTATTGACAGAGTTTTTGGCGCAATTAGAGCAATCATTAGCTGAATATGTAGAAGCAGGATTTATGGCTGATTTAGCCTCAGCTTTGGCTCGTACAGGAGAAGTTAAAAGAGCAATTCGCCTTAATTTTCTCAAGCTTCAAAAACAGGGGCCTTTAGTGCAAATGACTAAGTCATTTACGCGAAAAGAAAAAATGCAAGCAGGCTTAGACTTTCTCAATAATTGGCCAGAGTTTGCTCCGTTTAAGGGTCTTTGGCAAGCTGTGCCATGGGCTGATGATGGCTTTTATGTGCCAACTATTGCCAATGATTTAATTGCCAAGTGTCAAGCCTACAAGCTTGGTTTGTATTATCTACAAGAAAGCTCAGCCATGCTGCCAGCTAATTTATTACATGTAGAACCTAATGAGACAGTAGCTGATTTTTGTGCAGCGCCAGGTGGCAAGTCTGGCAAGTTAGCTAGCGATTTGTTAGGCAGTGGCTGTCTCTTGTCGAATGATTTAGCCTTAAGTAGATCAAAGATAATGCTTAGGAATTTGAATGAGCTTGCTGTGTGGCACAATGTCTTAGTCAATGCCGATTTGAATGATTTAGCCAAAGAGCTAAAAGCCTATTTTTCAGCCGTTGTCCTAGATGTGCCTTGCTCAGGTGAAGGCATGATTCGCCGTGAGCATAAGGCTTTGCAGGCGCGCATGAGCAAAGATCCAGCTGCCTTTCATAATTTACAACTTAGTTTGTTAGAAGCTGCTTGGCAGACTTTAAAGAGAGGTGGCAGACTGGTTTATTCAACATGTACTTTTAATTGTGCTGAGAATGAAGCGGTAATTTATGACTTTCTACATAAGTATGCTGACGCAAGTGTTTTAGAAGCGCCAGAATTTATGCAAAAAGCAGCTGGCTTACAGTCAGCTTTTCCATATCGTGGCTGTCAGGAACTTACAAAAGGCTTAAGAATTTTCCCACAAGCTGGTTATGGTGAGGGCCATTTTGCCATCTTGTTGCAGAAACAAGGTGATTTAGAATTAGCTAACCAAAGCTGGCAAGATTTGCATGCCTATGCAAGTAAGCCTAAATTGACAATTCTTCAACCTAAACATAAAGATGAGCCTAAAAAAGGCAAAGCTTCTATATCTAAGCAACTTCCAACACTCACTCTAACTTCTAAGAATTTGCAGAAATTATTAGTTGAGTTTGTAGAGACAACTTTCGAAAAAGAAGTAGCTGAGCAATATGTTGAATTGTTTACTAAATTCCCATACTTTAAATTAGTGGGCGAGTCTGTTGAGTGGCTAATAGATTTGGATAGCTATGGTTTAGCAGAATTGAATAATAAGAGCAAGCGAGCTTCCAAAATTCATGTTTTGAGCGAGGGTATCTGGTTAGGGCAAATTAAGCTATTCAAAAACGGTTGCAAATTTACCCCATCGCATAACTGGGCTTTGCTATTTACGACAGGCCAATGCCAATATGAAGTTAAAACAAGTGCGACAGATGAGCTTTATACAAAGATTTTAGAAGGTAAAAGTTTGCTCAAAGAAGACGTTTCACCTTATTTAGCAAGCTCTTGGCCAACTAAGACGCATTATGTGCTTCTAACAGTTGATAACTATGCAGCTTGCTGGCTCCAATTAGGTCAGGATTTTGTCAAAACTCTCTATCCTAAACAGTGGCTGAATAGTATTTAG
- a CDS encoding COG2426 family protein: protein MFNQFFSFIKTYVPLNIAVFVIACCPFIEVKGSIPLGAIAGLRVWESTFWAYWGSMLPVPFILIGFTYFLKLLRTWPKTVDFANKLEEKIYAKRDLIDRYGYLGLFAFVALPIPGTGVWSGSLVASLLHLKYLPSLLLIVLGNALGTLFIYMLTYGVSSLLSCF, encoded by the coding sequence ATGTTTAATCAATTTTTTAGCTTTATTAAGACTTATGTACCGTTAAATATAGCAGTGTTTGTGATTGCCTGTTGCCCATTTATCGAGGTGAAAGGCTCTATTCCTTTGGGTGCAATTGCTGGACTTAGAGTGTGGGAGAGTACCTTTTGGGCTTATTGGGGTTCGATGCTGCCAGTGCCGTTTATTTTAATCGGCTTTACTTATTTCCTTAAATTATTACGCACTTGGCCTAAGACAGTTGATTTTGCTAACAAACTTGAAGAGAAGATTTATGCTAAACGTGATTTAATTGACCGCTACGGTTATCTGGGTTTGTTTGCCTTTGTCGCATTGCCAATTCCCGGCACTGGCGTTTGGAGTGGATCTTTGGTAGCAAGCCTTTTACATCTCAAATATTTACCATCTTTACTTTTGATAGTTTTAGGTAATGCGTTGGGTACACTGTTCATCTATATGCTAACTTATGGTGTAAGCTCCTTACTGAGCTGCTTTTAG
- a CDS encoding cysteine desulfurase family protein yields the protein MIYLDNAASTKMCQPALEALVYWGENCLNPSAAYNAANPSRDIVFQTRELIAKELNCTDSEIYFTSGGSESDNWAFHTATDALSQFGKHIIVSAIEHPAVMECAKYYGRKGFDIDFLPVDKDGIVKLDELKKLLRDDTILVSVMTANNEVGSLQPIQAIGELLKDRLTLFHTDAVQAFMHEKINVKACHVDLLSLSGHKFNGPKGIGAMYINEDKRDKYNLPALILGGSQERERRAGTVAVPLIAAMGEAIKFHQAHYTEFRTKITDLQQYFMQELKRNFPNCQINGSLTHRLCNNVNVCLPHLAGEEALIMLDFAEILASHGSACASGSLDPSPVLLAMGKSVEEASSSLRFTLGYENTKTEIAETIKVLLNLA from the coding sequence ATGATTTATTTAGATAATGCCGCTTCGACCAAAATGTGCCAACCAGCTTTGGAAGCACTTGTGTATTGGGGCGAAAATTGCCTCAATCCTTCTGCTGCCTATAATGCCGCTAATCCTAGCCGTGATATTGTATTTCAGACACGGGAACTCATTGCCAAAGAGCTAAATTGTACCGATTCTGAAATTTACTTCACCTCAGGCGGTAGCGAAAGTGATAACTGGGCTTTTCATACAGCTACAGATGCTTTGAGCCAGTTTGGCAAACATATCATTGTCAGTGCTATCGAACATCCAGCTGTCATGGAATGTGCTAAATACTACGGCCGTAAGGGATTTGACATTGATTTTTTGCCTGTCGATAAAGATGGCATTGTCAAACTAGATGAGCTAAAGAAATTGCTGCGTGATGACACAATCTTAGTTTCAGTTATGACGGCTAATAACGAAGTGGGCAGTCTGCAACCAATTCAAGCCATTGGTGAATTATTGAAAGATAGGCTAACACTGTTCCATACAGATGCCGTCCAAGCTTTCATGCACGAAAAAATCAATGTCAAAGCTTGTCATGTCGACCTTCTCAGCCTCTCTGGCCACAAATTTAACGGTCCTAAGGGCATCGGCGCCATGTATATAAATGAAGATAAACGCGATAAATACAACTTACCTGCCTTAATTTTGGGAGGTAGCCAAGAACGTGAAAGACGCGCTGGCACAGTTGCTGTACCTCTAATTGCTGCTATGGGCGAAGCAATTAAATTCCATCAAGCTCATTACACTGAATTTAGGACTAAAATCACAGACTTGCAACAGTATTTCATGCAAGAATTAAAACGTAATTTCCCAAATTGCCAAATTAATGGTAGCTTGACACATCGCTTATGCAACAATGTCAATGTTTGCTTGCCTCATTTGGCTGGAGAGGAAGCTTTGATCATGTTAGACTTTGCCGAAATTTTGGCCTCACATGGTTCAGCCTGCGCCTCTGGCTCCTTAGACCCAAGCCCTGTTTTACTAGCTATGGGCAAAAGCGTAGAAGAAGCAAGTAGTTCTCTTCGCTTCACCCTCGGCTATGAAAACACCAAGACAGAAATTGCTGAAACAATCAAAGTATTACTGAATTTAGCCTGA
- the rsfS gene encoding ribosome silencing factor — protein MTAADLAKLIQQTLSDYKAMDVDLLDLQNKSSLCDYFVIASANSEQQAQGLSNLLEEELAKQGIFARTKEGLDSRRWILLDFDTVIVHIFHKEERSFYNLDKLWQTRPSQVHAE, from the coding sequence ATGACAGCAGCTGATTTAGCAAAATTGATTCAGCAAACTTTGAGCGATTACAAGGCAATGGATGTTGATCTGTTAGACTTACAGAATAAGAGCAGTCTTTGCGATTACTTTGTAATAGCTTCGGCAAATTCAGAACAACAAGCTCAGGGCTTATCTAACTTACTTGAAGAAGAATTAGCTAAGCAAGGCATCTTTGCTAGAACCAAAGAGGGCTTAGATAGTAGAAGATGGATTTTACTTGATTTCGATACAGTTATTGTCCATATTTTCCATAAAGAAGAACGTAGCTTCTACAATTTGGATAAGCTTTGGCAGACAAGACCTAGTCAAGTTCATGCTGAGTAA
- a CDS encoding NAD(P)-dependent malic enzyme, whose protein sequence is MDNQQKALEMHRKWAGKIEVTTRAPLDSAEALALAYTPGVAAPCLEIEKDPDLSFVYTRRWNTVAVITNGTAILGLGDIGPVAGMPVMEGKAALFKAFGDVDAIPLCVNSKDIDEIVKIIASLQGSFGGVNLEDIKAPECFYIEQKLKEVCDIPIFHDDQHGTAVVTLAALINAAKLVHKNLGDLKIVMNGAGAAAIAITKLMLSYGCKNVILVDRTGAIYEGREKLNPIKTEMAKITNLQHEEGKLEDVIKGADVFVGVSAPNCLTEEMVKSMNKDAIVFACANPIPEIMPDKALHAGAKVVATGRSDFPNQINNVLAFPGIFRGTLDVRAIEINVEMKIAAALALANLVSDEELRPEYILPEAFDKRVKDAVANACKAAAIKTGVNRIK, encoded by the coding sequence ATGGATAATCAACAAAAAGCACTTGAGATGCACAGAAAATGGGCTGGTAAAATTGAGGTTACCACACGTGCTCCACTTGATTCTGCAGAAGCGTTAGCTCTAGCTTACACTCCAGGTGTTGCTGCACCTTGCCTTGAAATTGAGAAGGATCCTGATTTGTCTTTCGTCTATACTCGCCGTTGGAACACAGTAGCTGTTATTACGAACGGTACAGCTATTTTAGGTTTGGGCGATATTGGCCCAGTTGCAGGTATGCCAGTTATGGAAGGTAAGGCCGCTTTATTTAAGGCATTTGGTGATGTTGATGCAATTCCACTTTGCGTAAATAGCAAAGACATTGATGAGATTGTCAAGATCATTGCATCCTTGCAAGGTAGCTTCGGTGGTGTCAACCTAGAAGATATTAAGGCACCAGAATGCTTCTATATCGAGCAGAAATTAAAAGAAGTTTGTGATATTCCTATTTTCCATGATGACCAACACGGTACAGCTGTTGTTACATTGGCTGCTTTGATCAATGCTGCCAAATTAGTACACAAGAATTTAGGAGACTTGAAGATTGTTATGAACGGCGCTGGTGCAGCTGCCATTGCTATCACGAAACTTATGCTTTCCTATGGCTGCAAGAATGTTATCTTGGTCGATAGGACAGGTGCTATCTATGAGGGCCGTGAGAAACTCAATCCAATCAAGACTGAAATGGCTAAGATTACTAACTTACAGCATGAAGAAGGCAAGCTAGAGGATGTTATCAAGGGTGCTGATGTCTTTGTTGGTGTCTCAGCTCCTAATTGCTTAACAGAAGAAATGGTCAAGAGCATGAACAAAGATGCTATCGTCTTTGCTTGCGCTAACCCAATTCCTGAGATTATGCCAGACAAGGCTTTACATGCTGGTGCTAAGGTAGTTGCTACTGGACGTAGCGATTTCCCAAACCAAATCAACAACGTTTTGGCTTTCCCAGGCATCTTCCGTGGTACATTGGATGTTCGAGCTATAGAGATTAACGTCGAGATGAAAATTGCAGCTGCTTTAGCTTTGGCTAACTTAGTTAGCGACGAAGAATTAAGACCAGAGTACATCTTGCCAGAAGCTTTTGATAAGCGTGTGAAAGATGCAGTTGCTAATGCTTGTAAGGCTGCTGCTATTAAGACTGGCGTTAATCGCATTAAGTAA